The following DNA comes from Mycobacteroides immunogenum.
GTGCCACGCCGTTGCTCATCAACGACCGCCTGGGTGTCGGTGCGCAGCTTGGTCAGCTCTTCGTCCAATTCCGTCTCGGCCTTCTCGCGCCGTTTGGCTTCGGCGGCGCGCAGTCGCTCGGATTCGCTAACCGCCTGAGCGACAATCTGATTGGCTTCCTCACGGGCCCGCGCCATCACCTCGGTGTATTCGGTTTCCAGCGCACTCTGCCGCGCCGCCATGTCGGCGAGCATCTCCTTGTGCTTGGTGCGCATGGCTTCGGCGTCGGCCTTGGCGGAGGCGACCAGGGCGGCGGATTCGGTGCGCGCCTCGCTTTGCATCTCGGAGACCTCGTCGACCGCGATACGGAGCATCTTGGCCATGCGGTCGGTCATCGCGTGAGCGGAGGGGGAGGTGTCGCTGAGGGTGGAAACCTCGTCCTTGAGTGAGCCGATCTGCTTGGTCGCGTCTTCGAGCCGGCTCTTGAGCGTCTCGACATCGTTCAGCCCCGATTGGTGCATGATCGTCAATCGGCTGATGTACTCGTTGACCTCAATCGGGTCGTACCCGTTACGGGTCCGAGTGAAGTTCCGGGTGGACTCATTGGTGGTGGTCGCGGTCACGGGTACCCCTTGGGAACAGGTATGGAAGTAGAGATGGGCGTTAGCCCGCGAAGAGTATGACACGCGTTACCAGTTCTCGTATAGCGGTGTTGGTAAATAGTGGAGCGCACTGTAACCAGATTTGCAGCGCTAGATACGCCTGGTCACGGCGTCTATTTTCTGATTGTTACTGCCGTCGATTCGGCGACAGCATGCCCGTAGGAGGTTCGCCACTGTCGCGGCCGAATGTCATATATGTTTGCTATCGCTTCGCGGGGGCATCACTGTGGGCGTACTGATCTTGTGATGCCTGGTTTGCCGTGGATGGGATTTTGGAACGTATGGCCTACATGTGCGGTTTCCTGAAATCGATCTTGATTGCGCAACTTCAAGTAGCGATGGCGCGAACTACCCGGTCGCGGTATGGGGTATCTGGTCGGCCCGTGTCGCGGCGATGTCGCGGATCAGCAGGAAGAACGGGACCGCGGTGCCCGCTCCGACACCGAAGGTCACCAGAACTGAAGCCACCCACCAGCGCAGGATGCCGAGTTTTCGAGCTTCGGCAAAAGACCAGGCCTGGAACGCGGTGCCCATGAGGTAGGTGTCCGAGTAGATGAATCGGATTGCCGGCAGCGGTGCCTTGCTCGGTGGTCTGAAGAAGTCCACGGCAGCCTTTCTCGGGCCGTGCTTCGCGACGTACGGCCATGCGATGGAGTTCTGTACGACGAAGGCGGCCAATGTGGTCGCAAGCAAGATGGTGCGGTTTCTGTCTGATCTCGGCGCGGATGGGTCGGCTCTCATGGCGTGGAGTGTCTCCTGAGCAGGCCCCTGTTTTCAGCGGTTTGCCTACCGAAGTACTTGTGGCACGTGGGAAATCGGGTGGATAGTCCTTTGCGGCGGGATTTATAGTCCCGTTTCGTGGACGCTAAGACCAATGCCTATGCCAGGAGAGTCGCAGCAGAGATGGCATCGGTGTTCGGTGCACAGCTGGTCGGTGTCTACCTCCACGGTTCGGCGGTGCTGGGCGGATTTGACCCGCGGCGAAGCGATGTGGACATCGTGGTGGTCTGCGAGAACGTGATGACGGCAGTCCAGCAGTCCGCAGTCGCCGAGCGACTGAGGGCGCAGCACCTGCCCTGTCCGGCTGCCGGGCTGGAGTTGAGCATCGTGACCCTCGCGGCCGCCGGGCGTCCCTCAGTGCAACCGTTGTTCGAATTGCACATCACCACGGCGCCGACCGACAGCAAGGTCATCGATGGCCATGGTCACCCCGGAGACCCCGACCTGATCTTGCACTTTGCGGTCTGTCGTCAGGCTGGACGGCTGGTAGGTCCCGGCCGTGCGGCAGCGGAGGTCTTCGCCCCCATTGGCAGGGACATGGTGGCCGCCCAGTTGGTGGCCGAAGTGCGCTGGGGTGCTGGGCATGCGCCCGCGGAATACGCTGTGCTCAACGCCTGCCGTGCTTGGCAATTCGCGATGGACGGTGTGCTGGTATCCAAGGTCGACGGTGGACAGTGGGCACTGGAAAGGATGGCAGGTGTAGACCGCGAACTGATCCGCGCGGCACTGGATCGTCAGAGATGTCTCACCGGAGCCGATCTCGACTCACTGGCTGTGGCGCGCTTTGTGCGCCGCGTCCTCGGCCAGATCGCCGACCCAATCCGCACGGAGTAGTTGATATTCGACCTCGCCGTGTTCACTGCCGGGAAGGGGGTCGTCAAAGTGTGGATGAAAGGTCCGCACTTGCGTGAGGCCGGCTTTGGCCATTACGCGGCGGGAGGCAAGGTTGATCGCCATCGTCTGTGCCCATACGCGTTCGGTGCCGAGGTCGGTGAATCCCTTACGGATGAGTGCTCGCGCTGCTTCGGTGGCGTATCCCTGGCCCCAGGCGTGTGCCGCGAAGCGGTAGCCGAGCTCCACCTCGACGGCGCCACCACGCTGGGGCGGCTGAATCGCTGCCCAGCCCACAAAGGCCGCGGTGGAACGCTCGATAGCGGCGAACCGCCCCGCCGGGCTGAGTTGGTAGTCGTGCAGGATCTTGGGCAGCACCTCGTGCTCGATCTCGGCTCGTGGGGTGGGCTCACCGGTCAGGAATTGCATCACCGTGGGATCGCTATCCAGCCACACCAGGTCGTCGAGGTCGGCGTCGGTGAACCGGCGTAGCAGTAGTCGCTCGGTCTCGACAAATACATCCACCGGTCATCCTTCCCGATAGATCCAGCAGCGGATAACGTCAGCGGCCATCCTGTCCGGGCGGTGTCACCGAGTCCAATGCTTTTTGACGGGGAATCCAGAAAACGAACATCGCCCCACCCGATACTTGCGGGTGGGGCGATGTTCTTGGTGGGGTGGCTGACGGGACTCGAACCCGCGACAGCCAGGATCACAACCTGGTGCTCTACCAACTGAACTACAGCCACCATTGCCGCGCGGAGCGGCGTGAAAGATCTTAACCGGTGATGGTGCCTTAGGCCGAATCGGCGTCCGGCGCGTTGTCCAGGTTCGCCACAATCGCGACAAGGTCACTGGTAGAAGGCCCGGGGTCGGGCACGAAGGCCGCCCGACGGTAGTAACGCAGCTCGCGGATCGACTCCTTGATATCGGCGAGCGCGCGGTGCGCCAGCCCCTTGTCGGGCTGGCCGAAGTAGATCCGTGGGTACCAGCGGCGGCACAGCTCCTTGATGGAGCTGACGTCGATCATGCGGTAGTGCAGGAAGCCGTCGAGTTCGGGCATATCGCGTGCGATGAACCCGCGGTCGGTGGCGATGGAGTTTCCGGCCAGGGGAGCGGTCTTGGCGGAAGGTACATGCTGCCGGATGTAGTCGAGTACCAGGGCCTCGGCCTCCTGCAGGGTGACCACCGACTTGCGGACCTCTTGGGTGAGCCCGGACTTGGCGTGCATATCGGCGACCACCCGTGGCATCGCCGCCAGGGCGTCATCATCGGCGTGAATGACGACGTCAACACCCTCGCCGAGGATGTTGAGGTCGCCGTCGGTAACAAGGGCTGCGATCTCGATCAGTTTGTCGGAGCCGAGGTCGAGCCCCGTCATCTCGCAGTCGATCCAGACCAGTTCATCGCGTGGAGCACTCACAGTCTGACCACAGTAGCGGTCGGAGCTGCCGGTGACGCCGAGATGACATCCACGAAGGGGGTGTTTCGTGTTTTGTGTGCGCAGATGTCATCTCGGCGATGAGCCGATAGGGTCGTTGCCATGGCCGAGCCGACCACCGCGGGAACCACCCCCGCACAGCAGATCGCCGCTGGATATGCCACTACCGGGCAAGCGCTGGAATTGGGGACTGTCCTCGTTGACGGCACCGTCGATCCCGCCGCGCGAATCCGCATTCCGCTGGCGACCCTGAACCGTCACGGACTGATTGCCGGCGCCACCGGTACCGGCAAGACCAAGACCCTCCAGGTCATCGCGGAGCAGCTCAGTGCGGCGGGAGTCCCCGTCGTCATGGCCGACGTCAAGGGCGACCTCTCGGGTATCTCCAAGCCCGGCGAGGCCAACGAGAAGACCGCCGCCCGCGCCAAGGACACCGGCGACGACTGGGCGCCCACGGGCTTCCCGGTGGAGTTCATGTCGCTGGGCACCACTGGGATCGGGGTCCCGATCCGCGCCACCATCCACAGCTTTGGGCCCATCTTGCTGTCAAAGGTGTTGGGGCTCAACGCTACTCAGGAATCAACTCTCGGCCTGATCTTCCATTGGGCGGATCAGCAGGACCTGGCGCTGCTGGACCTGAAGGATCTGCGTGCGGTTATTACCCACCTCACCAGCGATGAGGGTAAGGCCGACCTGAAGTCGCTCGGTGGTGTGTCGGCCGCGACGGCGGGTGTCATCCTGCGCGCCCTGGTGAACCTGGAGGCCGATGGCGGCAACACCTTCTTCGGCGAGCCCGAGATCGAGCCCGCGGACCTGATGCGCACCGTGGGCGGCCGCGGCATCATCACACTGTTGGAGTTGGGCGCCCAGGCGGCACGGCCGGCGTTGTTCTCCACGTTCCTGATGTGGATTCTGGCCGACTTGTTCACTGTGTTGCCCGAGGTTGGTGACGTCGATAAGCCCAAGCTCATCTTCATCTTCGATGAGGCGCATCTGCTGTTCACCGATGCCTCCAAGGCCTTCCTGGAACAGGTCGAACAGACGGTCAAACTCATCCGTTCCAAGGGTGTCGGTGTTTTCTTCTGCACCCAGCTGCCCACCGATATCCCCAACAACGTGCTGTCGCAGCTCGGTGCCCGAATCCAGCACGCGTTGCGGGCGTTCACTCCCGATGATCAGAAGGCGCTCACCAAGACGGTGCGTACCTACCCCAAAACGAGTGTCTACGATCTGGAGAAGGCGCTGACCTCGCTCGGTATCGGAGAGGCAGTGGTCACGGTGCTTTCCGAGCTGGGCGCGCCGACCCCGGTGGCGTGGACCCGGCTGCGGGCCCCGCGCTCACTGATGGGGGCCATCGGCGACGAAGCGATCAAGGGCGCGGCCGGCGCCAGCTCGCTGCAAGCGAAGTACGGACAGACTGTCGACTCGCGATCGGCGTACGAGATCCTGCAGGAACGGGCGGCGCAGGCGCCCCCGGCAGAGGCGTCCGCCGATCAGGTTCCGGCACGGAAGGGCGCCAAGCCCGCACCCGAAAAGCCCAGCTGGTGGCGGCGCCTGCTCAGTAACAGGAGCTTTCAAAGCTTCCTCAGCGCGCTGGGCAAGCAGCTCATCCGCAATATGGGTAAGAAGTAAGGGCCGCCGAGCAGATCGTTGACTGTGCGTCCTTGGGCGGATTGCCGCGACAGACCGCGCGTAATCGCCGCCGAGACCTAGGCGTCCTCCGCCTCTGACCGGCTGCTTGGGAGACAAAGCCTTCGGGCACCATGCGCGGTGCGGCCAGCGGCGACAGCGTCTCCGGAGCGGGGTGGGTTGCGTACGTTGATCGCCTGATGTTTCGGCGATGTGTTCAACGGCATATCCCAATATGTAGCCGCGTCCAGCTGAACGATCGCTGAGAGCTTTGTGAGGTGGGCTCTGCAGCTGTCTTTGCCTCAGGGGCATCTTGAAGGCGAAGGCCGAATCTCGGACTCGGTTGGTGTTCATTGGGCGCACTCGACTATCGAATATTAGTGCGGGGCAGCATGTTTAACACGAAAAGCCTCTGTTGATCATCGCCGGCGTAAGGCTGGGCTCGAGTCGTTCTCAGGTCACTCTCAGCGGCATGTCTGCACTATTCGGCTATGGAGACGATAGCTGGGTCGGCACACGGCGGCGCAATCCGTGAACGCTGCGATGAGACGGCTGGAATTCCGATGGTTAAGCAGTGGTTGGTCTTAGCCGGTGTCACCGCTGCGCTTACCGCACTTTTTCTGCGTGTACAACTTCCAGCCGCACCTCTACTCGCTGGCACGGTCTCTGCCGCCGTGCTGGCATTGTTGTCACGGGGACCGCGGGTACTGCCCTCCAGTACGATTCAAGCGGCACAGTGCATCCTCGGCGTGTACTTGGTGACACTGGTGCGCCGCGACCAGCTAGTGGACGTATTCCCGCAGTTGCCCTGGATAATCGGGGGCGCTGTACTGACGCTGTTGATATCTGCTGTCGGCGGAGTTGTTTTACATCGTGTGCATCGTGTGGGTAGGCCAACGGCGATTTTGGCGAGCATCGCGGGCGGATCAACCAGCGTGACGACACTGGCCAAGGATGTCGGCGGAGATGCCAGCATCGTGGCGTCGCTGCAGTATCTAAGGGTCATAGTCGTAACCCTCAGTCTTCCTGCGGTTGTTTATGTTCTGTCGTCGGGGACCAGCGCTGATCTTGGCTTGCTGTCGGACGTCAACGAAACTTCCCTGAACTTCGGCGACTTTGCGCTACTGGCCGGCGTCGCGGGTGCTGGGTATGTGCTGGGCAGGGCAGTCCGTCTACCATCTGCGGCATTGTTAGGGCCGATGATTTTGGGCCTAGCTCTGGAAATCGCAGGTGTGGTTCCAGAGTTCCAGCTTCCCGGATACGTGGCGGTCCTCGCGTTCGTAGTGATCGGTTGGCAAGCAGGGGTCAAATTCACTGTCGATACCGTAAGGAAGATCGCGGCGATGCTGCCGACGGCTACCGTGCTGGTCGGTGTGCTTGTGGTGGTGTCCTGCGTAATCGGTTGGCTATTGGCAAGACTGAACGGCTGGACGATATTGGACGGATACCTGGCGATGTCGCCGGGTGGGATTTATGCCGCCACCGAAACTTCTGCGAACTACCAAGGC
Coding sequences within:
- a CDS encoding GNAT family N-acetyltransferase — encoded protein: MDVFVETERLLLRRFTDADLDDLVWLDSDPTVMQFLTGEPTPRAEIEHEVLPKILHDYQLSPAGRFAAIERSTAAFVGWAAIQPPQRGGAVEVELGYRFAAHAWGQGYATEAARALIRKGFTDLGTERVWAQTMAINLASRRVMAKAGLTQVRTFHPHFDDPLPGSEHGEVEYQLLRADWVGDLAEDAAHKARHSQ
- a CDS encoding AbrB family transcriptional regulator, with protein sequence METIAGSAHGGAIRERCDETAGIPMVKQWLVLAGVTAALTALFLRVQLPAAPLLAGTVSAAVLALLSRGPRVLPSSTIQAAQCILGVYLVTLVRRDQLVDVFPQLPWIIGGAVLTLLISAVGGVVLHRVHRVGRPTAILASIAGGSTSVTTLAKDVGGDASIVASLQYLRVIVVTLSLPAVVYVLSSGTSADLGLLSDVNETSLNFGDFALLAGVAGAGYVLGRAVRLPSAALLGPMILGLALEIAGVVPEFQLPGYVAVLAFVVIGWQAGVKFTVDTVRKIAAMLPTATVLVGVLVVVSCVIGWLLARLNGWTILDGYLAMSPGGIYAATETSANYQGDVATVAVAQVTRIFMITLLTPLVAALLPRLGNRRKCALAARA
- the orn gene encoding oligoribonuclease, with amino-acid sequence MSAPRDELVWIDCEMTGLDLGSDKLIEIAALVTDGDLNILGEGVDVVIHADDDALAAMPRVVADMHAKSGLTQEVRKSVVTLQEAEALVLDYIRQHVPSAKTAPLAGNSIATDRGFIARDMPELDGFLHYRMIDVSSIKELCRRWYPRIYFGQPDKGLAHRALADIKESIRELRYYRRAAFVPDPGPSTSDLVAIVANLDNAPDADSA
- a CDS encoding helicase HerA-like domain-containing protein, giving the protein MAEPTTAGTTPAQQIAAGYATTGQALELGTVLVDGTVDPAARIRIPLATLNRHGLIAGATGTGKTKTLQVIAEQLSAAGVPVVMADVKGDLSGISKPGEANEKTAARAKDTGDDWAPTGFPVEFMSLGTTGIGVPIRATIHSFGPILLSKVLGLNATQESTLGLIFHWADQQDLALLDLKDLRAVITHLTSDEGKADLKSLGGVSAATAGVILRALVNLEADGGNTFFGEPEIEPADLMRTVGGRGIITLLELGAQAARPALFSTFLMWILADLFTVLPEVGDVDKPKLIFIFDEAHLLFTDASKAFLEQVEQTVKLIRSKGVGVFFCTQLPTDIPNNVLSQLGARIQHALRAFTPDDQKALTKTVRTYPKTSVYDLEKALTSLGIGEAVVTVLSELGAPTPVAWTRLRAPRSLMGAIGDEAIKGAAGASSLQAKYGQTVDSRSAYEILQERAAQAPPAEASADQVPARKGAKPAPEKPSWWRRLLSNRSFQSFLSALGKQLIRNMGKK
- a CDS encoding DivIVA domain-containing protein — encoded protein: MTATTTNESTRNFTRTRNGYDPIEVNEYISRLTIMHQSGLNDVETLKSRLEDATKQIGSLKDEVSTLSDTSPSAHAMTDRMAKMLRIAVDEVSEMQSEARTESAALVASAKADAEAMRTKHKEMLADMAARQSALETEYTEVMARAREEANQIVAQAVSESERLRAAEAKRREKAETELDEELTKLRTDTQAVVDEQRRGTQAECEKRLADAKDEADRRLRLADEQIERRLDQARRSVEEVGQQRISILEQLMSVHGKLESIPSILESAYRDRDNSKSIIMVPSKRVIDQKVIEG
- a CDS encoding aminoglycoside adenylyltransferase domain-containing protein, with amino-acid sequence MDAKTNAYARRVAAEMASVFGAQLVGVYLHGSAVLGGFDPRRSDVDIVVVCENVMTAVQQSAVAERLRAQHLPCPAAGLELSIVTLAAAGRPSVQPLFELHITTAPTDSKVIDGHGHPGDPDLILHFAVCRQAGRLVGPGRAAAEVFAPIGRDMVAAQLVAEVRWGAGHAPAEYAVLNACRAWQFAMDGVLVSKVDGGQWALERMAGVDRELIRAALDRQRCLTGADLDSLAVARFVRRVLGQIADPIRTE
- a CDS encoding DUF2834 domain-containing protein, with the translated sequence MRADPSAPRSDRNRTILLATTLAAFVVQNSIAWPYVAKHGPRKAAVDFFRPPSKAPLPAIRFIYSDTYLMGTAFQAWSFAEARKLGILRWWVASVLVTFGVGAGTAVPFFLLIRDIAATRADQIPHTATG